A genomic region of Macrobrachium nipponense isolate FS-2020 chromosome 40, ASM1510439v2, whole genome shotgun sequence contains the following coding sequences:
- the LOC135211819 gene encoding glutamate receptor ionotropic, kainate 2-like, which translates to MVDSKFLSLRLPFALWYIFCLLIWALYSGTLTAVLAIPSYEKPIDSLDDLPRAVKEGFTIGAVRQTMIEYLLKDATEGIYKQTWNLLRLKDPSETLVENPVIGFNKILLSKFIFLAPTAVSVVAAATRGKENFHLGRHTFYPINYGIACPTGSPMKDKFSQLQARMVEGGLIYKWEDDEFYKVLKRADGNESNTPPAISLIHLQAAFFLLVIGYVSAAVVLMAENINDCWNHREEKRSY; encoded by the exons ATGGTTGACTCCAAATTCCTGTCTCTCAGgcttccctttgccctctggtatATCTTCTGCCTTCTGATATGGG ctctTTATTCGGGGACGCTGACAGCCGTGCTTGCGATCCCGTCCTACGAGAAACCGATAGACTCTCTCGATGATCTGCCTAGGGCCGTTAAGGAAGGATTTACTATTGGAGCTGTCAGACAGACAATGATTGAGTACCTCCTAAAG GACGCCACTGAGGGTATATACAAACAGACCTGGAATTTACTCAGGCTCAAGGATCCTTCCGAAACTCTCGTGGAAAACCCTGTTATTGGGTTCAATAAG ATCCTTCTAAGTAAGTTCATATTTCTCGCTCCAACTGCCGTATCCGTAGTAGCTGCTGCTAccagagggaaggaaaatttcCATCTGGGTCGCCACACCTTCTATCCTATCAATTATGGCATTGCCTGTCCCACTGGTTCGCCTATGAAGGATAAGTTCAGCCAATT GCAAGCTAGAATGGTTGAAGGAGGCTTAATTTACAAGTGGGAAGATGACGAATTTTACAAGGTACTCAAGAGAGCGGACGGCAACGAATCCAATACTCCTCCAGCTATCAGCCTTATTCATTTACAG GCTGCTTTCTTTCTTCTGGTAATTGGTTACGTATCTGCAGCGGTGGTACtgatggcagaaaacattaatgaCTGTTGGAATCACAGGGAGGAGAAACGTAGTTACTAa